DNA sequence from the Malus sylvestris chromosome 10, drMalSylv7.2, whole genome shotgun sequence genome:
CTGGGAGCATTGGTCATGTTAGCTTTGCCTTTGTGACGATTCACATTTTTGAAGCTCGGGCCAAAATTATGCCTCtgaacctggttgtgaaactgaccaccatggttcttgcGTTTCCTATTCCATCGACCTCGTTTGTGGCCACGTCCTTGTTTATGATAATTACCACCAGAGGATGTGGCGTTCACTTCGAGGGAAGCAGCATTTACTTCTGGGAATGGTGCagatccagtaggtcgggaattatggtttttcatcaggagctcattgttctgttcagctaccaggagcacagatatcagctggttgtattcagtgtAGCCTCGCGCTCTATACTGCTGCTGCAGGAGCACATTATTGGCATGAAATGTGCTGTAAGTCTTTTCCAGCAACATTTCATCAGTAATGGTATCCCCACAGAgcttcatctgagaggtaatCCTGAACAACGCAGAATTGTACTCCGCCACTGATTTGAAATCCTGAATTCTCAGGTGAGACCACTCATAGCGAgcttttggaagaatcaccgttgtctggtgattgtatctgctTCACAAGGCCTTCCAGAGAgctaacggatcttcaaccgttaagttAGCCTTCACCCAATTTTGAGAAGATGAGCTGCTTTCTTCCctgatggtatctccaagattccctgcttccagatggatcttggtatcaaGTACCAAagtaaggtaattcttcccgGTAATGTCCAAGGCAGCATATTCAAGCTTAGCCAAGTtcgtcattttcttttctgaaagaaaatgagatgtgtaagaacttgcagtaATATGTATTCCTAGAGGAATGTGATGTTAGAACTTCtagttcttacaaatttttcattttgatcttcaggccaaaatgataagcactcgaaacttcTGGCTCGAGATTTTCAGGGTGAATGAGaagggcgattgtaccgcaccattctcattgaaaGAATGTAACATGGAATGGGCGATTAGTCTGCACCACTCAAGtagcaagaaaattgaaatacgGAGAGCAGGGtggcgattataccgctccacctgaaatttgcagtaaaagtagatctgcagtccaagataggcgatgataccgcaccatcttggatcgcAGTAAGATGAAATTTGCAGTTCAAGATaagcgattgtaccgcaccatcttggattgcagtaaaatcaatataaatacTATGTTAATAATCAATATCCAAACCAAACAAGTAATCAAAGATGTATGTAACCGCTAGTTGGAGAACTACGAGCAGGCATGGAGCAAATAGTTCGTCGCGAGGATATACCGCGCAGTTGAggcagatgaagaagatgaacaggaaaaaccttagaggaaacatttttttttttttgttttttttttttgtttttgttcggcagagagaaatgagagaatgaTTTCCTTTATTGTTTAGTGAATGTAAATGAGACATGGTTATACTTAGagactcgtgctgataacgtgttataaaaatgtaaaagttatagagagataacctttatttgggacaggaacgaagcagttgcagagtattataccaacacaagctgttgcagaggaagtaatgtatattattgctattagatatttttcttttcctttttctctctctgcTTTGTTGAACATTCgtaaagctctatttatagagcatcaccatggaaacaaacaaaaacactacagtatgcatgtgggcatacatattatactatttacaacactgaccatttatttatttattttctacaaCAATCTAGTGCATTACATTAAATCATGACTACATTGTTATTCAGGGTAAATTATTCTCCTTATATATAATAGTAAAACATCTCTACTAATTTACCTACAGTTTATACACATTCTCATATTTCTTTTGGCAATTTACCTAtgatatatgcaaataatattTTCATATTTCGTTGGTATTTTACCTATAATGCAAGTAGGTAACTTGTGTACGTGATACCAATTTACCTACATTTTTTATGTGAACCAAATATTCTACACTGTATAtgtaaataatttacctatagttggctttttttactttttctttatcctaaaattaatttacttgcAACTTTATCTCCATTAATTTATATACTTTTACTttgacaacaattttttttatatatttttaaattacaataattCACCTATATATAATATGGACTCATTGTAATGGTAAATTGGAATTCGAGTGTGCGAACTATAGGCTTTTCTCCGTTTTAAATGTGGTAAGGAAAGATTGAATCAACAAATCCGTAAATTTGTGACAATTCGAAATTGATTGTCAAATTGATACTATCACGGATCCAAACCAACAAATCCCtacatttatatgtaaaatattattttgggtaaattttgtataaaatcaataaaaagttacaatattaacaatagatcaacaatatttatattaattataaataggTCAATTATGTATTATAATACTTAAATacctttaaaataaaaattacaaattctGCCACTACAGCTGTTACCCACTTGAAATGACACATTGTTtctcatatatttatattttggaaTATGTCAATACGAATTCAAACACTACAATGCAGTGTCTGtttcctgatttttttttcacatttggaTTTAGACGTTGCGTTGCAGTGTCCACTTCCTAGTTTTGTATATTATTTTTACATTTGGAGACAGATTCATTTCCtgactctgtttttttttttttttgacattttGATTAAGACACTGCAATGCGGTAACCATTTTCTGAATTTGTTTTTTATGCGGTATCTGATTTGGGCTTCAATTAAAACATGTCGAAAACCTATTTGTCTTTCGTTATCCATGGCTAATCCCATTGATCATTGTAAATGGAAAAGTGTGCAAATCCGAAAGAGAAGTCCTACTGCATTGTCACATTTGGATGTAAATGGAAAAGTGTGATTGTTTGTATGCTAACGAGCAACAAAGCGATAACTGTGTCCATATTCAAGTGTTACAAAAATCTAGttacaaataaactaaaaatcaaagtgagttgggCATTTGGGCATGCTTGAAAATGCAATCTCAGTTTCGAGCCCATCAAATTGGGCACCTCCCTAAATTCCCTTCAAATTTACTGTCAACGTCTGAAACACGTAAAGCAGCACCAAAGTTTCCGTCAATTCGAAATGTGAGACCAATCCAATAATCCATAAACCAAAAAGATGCATACCCAAAtcaaaatcaatcaaaacaCATTGGAAAATCATCGCAAACTAAACGGAAAACAAAACCCACCAGGAAGAAACTCACAGATTGAGCTATCAAAAAACGAAAACAAAACCGACCCAGATGAGAAAAACCGAACCTTTTCAACAGGAAGAGTAAAACAAGCCGTGTCAACGGCGGCcacaaggaggaggaggagagcgATCCTGAGCGCGAAACCCCAAGTGAACGCCGTGGAAAACCTCCGACCCCAAGGCCTGCactcgtcgtcgtcgtcgtcgtcgttgtAAATAGGTTGCTTCAACGACAAGCGAGGCCTCAATCCCCAAGGGTTTGCCAGATTTGATTCGGCTCCAAAAGATGTGAGCTTCCTGCCTCTTTTTTTCTGGGTACCCACTGTTTTTGTTTCCTTGCGTTCTTATCTTATCTGCCTGATTAGATTGAGAAATCTTCCGAGATTAATTGGGAATTTCAGATGATTAGGAAGGCACGAAAGTCGTAGAAAAATTACTGATTAAGTAATTGTATAACTTTTTATATGGGCTTGACACCATGTAACATTTTCTATTGACCTATGtctaattaacaaaaatagtTCATCGATTaagttcaaaataaaaattgaccATTGATATATGATTCATTAGTAAAAAATTTATTGACCTTTTACTAAATTTccttattatttttgtaaaatcattaattcccCTTTACAATTTGCTTAGAGTTAATTGTGTACATTAAACATTTAAATGAGGGTATGTTAGGCATCTGAAAAATTTTAAATGGGAcagtcaaacataattaatgaatttgcttattCGAGCAAAAAACGCATTTTGGGTTTTATAtggaaaaaattgaatttcaagggttaaagttatattttcagtttttcttctaatcacaaaaacaaatattcaagTCCAAACATAAATCTCATTTAGACATATGAGCGGAGATGGATACCGTTTTTTAATTGAATTAGGAGATTGCATGCAGTCTAAGTTAGGGAAAATCATTCCTATTCAGTGTAGGATTAGTAAACATGAAACCAAAACCCTATATATATTCATTCACCCCATCAACAATTTCACCCACCACAATTTTTGCATCCTAATATTTGGTTTGAGCTTGGAACTTCTCACGAATCGCGATGAACGTACACCGCCAGAAGAACGCACAACGGCAGAAGGGTTCGGGTGCGTCGATCGTGACGAGAGCAAGAGAGAATTCGGGTGCGTCGATTGTGCCGAGAGCAAGAGAGAAACGTCCGCCGCTAAGAGAGAGAGGTATACCTTATGATCAGATTGATGTCTCAGACATTGATTTTTTCATTTACTTGGCTCCGAAACCGGAAGAGATTGAGCTTTCCTCTCACTTGAATCGGTTGTCTTGGTCGAAGGGGTCCGATCGAGAGGCGGCGCTGGCCTCGTTAATCAAGCGATTAATTAAAAAGGATTTCATGGATGATTATGACTATCTGGAAGGAAATTTAATAACTTTTACATTTTTTCTACAGAGATGCTTTAATTTCCAGAAAAAGGATTCGGCTTCCCTCTTAGAGAAGCAGCTTTCGCTTCATACCATAGGCTTGCTGGCCCTGATCGTCGAGGGCGAGGATAAAATGTCCGAAATCTACGGACAGTTGCTTCCCCTGATTTCCATGTCTCTGGAATCGGGACATGAACCGGCGGTGAAGCTGCTGCAATGCTTGGCTGTTGTGAGTTTCTTTGGTGCAACTAACTCGGAGGAGACTGAAACTGCAATGCAGGTTGTTTGGAATTTTATCAGTGCTCCGGAATCTGCGAAAGAGCTTTTGCCAGAGGTTCTGGTTGCCGGAATATATTCTTGGATGTTTCTTCTTACAAGCATGGAGGGATGGCGGCTCAGCTACAACTACTGGAATGGGGCGATTTCTTACTTCTGTAATCTGTTAGAGCACGGCGATAAATCAGTATGTGTGGCGGCTACTGAAGCTCTAGCTTTGATATTTGAGACTGGTAGTTTGGACAAGTTCTGGAGATCTGAAGAAAAGGATCCGAGCTCGATCAAGTATTCGGATTTGCAACAATTGCTGACAGAGAATGTTTTGACGAAACTCAAGTCTGTCTACCCAAACATGAGAGGTGATGTGAATGCTGCGAAGAAAGTCCGccaaattattatttattttcagaatTTTTGCTGCCCGGGAGCATCTGTAGCGGTCAATGGGATTGATCTGAAGTTATCGTCATGGTACCAGATGATTCAGTGGCAGTTTTTGAAGGGTTTTATAGCTGACGGGTTTGAACTACACATGAAGGAAAATGAGAAGCTGTGGAGGGTGTTCAATTTTGATCCATACGAAGTCGCCGAGGTTGGTGAAGAATTGTATGCGTCTACTACTGATAAGAGCAGGACCCGTTTCTTTTTACCGAAAGAAAGAGATCCGTACTTGCTAACGAAGGAAGCTACAAAGAAGGAGAGGGTTTGGAGGAACTCTCATTTAGACAAGGCGAGAACGCAGTTGATGAACAAACAACGCCGTTTGTCGCAGGAACTGAACAGCTGGATCTAGTTCATGGCAGAGTTGTTAGCTTTAATTCTTGTTTGTTAGCATTTCAGAGATAATTTCTAGAGAAAGAATGTTAGCAGAGTCAATGTAAAAGTAGTTTAATTCAATAGTAATGCAAACATTTCTTTTTCTGACCATATGATTTATTCTCTCTAAAATTTGTGTAGCATAAGCAATAAATAGCAACATCGCTCTCGCTCTCTTATTGTGGTTTTCCAGCCAAAAACCGGCTAAACAAATCAAACGCCTCTCGTGGTTTGTACTCTGGAACTGTATGTCCAGACCCCTGCACCAATACATTAAAACGAATGTATTAAAATCGCAACTGAATCCAATCAAAAGGACCAGCTAGTACAGTTTCAGTATAGCCTATCGTAGAAAGAAAAACATTTTCGTGCGCTGACCTTTACAGTTAGAAAGGTGAGGTTATTCTCGTAACCCTGTGTGTACCTGCGGCCATTTACATTCCATTATTCACTACACCAGTACCATATTTCACAATGTTTGATGTCGGAAATATGTAATAGTATTTACCCAGCAACTTGTCCGTTCGAAGTCCATGGCCTCCATTCATCCACAAtcttataaccaagtgatctAGTCCATGCTTCACTCCCAGTGAAAGGAACACACATATCATGATCACCGCTGCCACAAAAAATCGAGCAGGAATGCATATCAGTTATAACATTCAATTTTCATTTACTTCTCCCATTTTAGCGCAATCAAAGCGAACATTGTAGCGAAGGTGAAAAgaaagctttagagaatttTCGACAGGCATGACTTTAATAGATGACATTGTAATTGGAGATTACCTATATATAAGTGCCCGATAACCCTTTGCAGTGAGGTTCTTGTGGTACTTGATCATACTTCCAGAATCATGATAAAATTCAATTCTGCTTGTGCATAATTCCCATGAAAAATCCTACATAGTGCAAAAAGGATTTCAAAAAGCTACAATGCTTCTCGGAGCCAGCAGGACTAGACATTGACAAACTTTCGTTTCTGGTTTAAAACATTAACTTTGATAAACCTTACCGTTTCTGCATGGATTGCCTTCCTAACAGTTTCGTTGTTCAACCATTCAGTAGCAACCTCATCATTCTGCAGGAGACATATCAAATCTAAGGCTTCTTGTACACGAGAATAATATTCTAGTATCGAAGTTGAACAATCTTTCTTTTAGCCTTTTCGGGGAAGTATACTTACTATCGAATCAAGAAATTAATGGCTGACAATGGGAAAGGGGATCAAAAGATGAAAATTGTAACAGACTAAGCAACTTACAATACACGGAACACTTTCACTATCCATCAGCTCCGGCCAAGTTGGAACAATACCATCCCTCACAGGAGCTCTAAGAGGCCAGGCACGACCAAACATTCTTTTTCTGACAGCAAGTGGCCTTTCAGTCTCACCCAACCGTCGAAAGCTAGATGGCAATCCGCTCTTTGTAACTTTTCTGTTCTTACTCGAATCTGTGCTGTGATAGCATGGTTCCAGAATGTCATATATGTTCAAATCTTCTATGTTCTGGGATCAACAAAAATCTTAAAGTCAGTTAAATAAAAACATAGCATTGCATGTTATACACAAAATATTGAGATTTGTATTACCTTGTCAACTTTTTTAAGCTTGCTCTCACAATTATCATTCACCGGATAAATGTAGTTTCCTCCGCACGCCGTGTTAACCTCCTGAAGCACAAACACGTCTCACCCAAATTActaccccttttttttttttttttttttttggggtgggGGGGGGAGGGGGCGACAAAGGGGGTGAAATAAGCATTACAGTTGCTAGTGTCAAATTGGTTATTCTATACAAACCTCGTATAGATCATCTGATATCAGTCCCATCCCGTGTGCAAACGGAACAAGAGCGTTACCATCGAATTTATCATCCGTAACGCCATTTCCCACCAGATAACCCTGTGTTATGCAGTCATTTGAGGTTTGGAGCCAGAAATTATTCAAATTTACAAAAGGACTACCTATACAGATAAATACCTTGAAGTTGAGAACAGGCGTTACACCAGCATCAATTCCTGTTGAAACATCGGGAGCTCCACCTTAGATTTTGGTTTCAATATGTAAGTTAACTTCTAACGTTAACATTATTGACTGATTTACCTTTCACTACTTCAGAAGAAAGCGTCGGCACGTAGACTCCGGCATATGACTCCCCAGCAATAAAAAATGGGTTGGAGAGGAACTCAGGATAAAGTTCAAACCACTGTTTACAAGAGAGCAGATGCATTAGTACTACTCTGGGAAATTAGAACAAACAAAATGATAAACGAGTTCTTATCTATACATCAATGTAAAGTATACATTGCCTTTCAAATGGATCGCATCCACCTATTAAGTTCTCTTGGATTTTTTGACTTCACATCTAGCCGTTAAATTTCACAATGTATACCATACATTGATGTAATCTAGATTTTTCGGCGAACATCTTTTCAAGTTGTTTCCTTTTTCACCTTGAGGAGAAATGCGTGGGAATCAGAGGCAGTCTTTAGATCCCCAGTTTCATAGTCAGTCTCATTTTTTGAGTAAGAAAATCCAACACCAGCAGGAGAGTCCAGATATATAATGTTGGAAACCTAATAACATGAAAATAATTGATTTCACTTatacaaagaaaaataagaaataaaattcAGAGATAATATTCATTTCACATCTCAAAGTAGCAACCTTCGACCAGCTATATGGATTAAGGTGGAGTTGGGGCAGACTTCCCTTGGTCTTGGCCTTTCCAAAATTGAATGGCCCTGAAAAATATGGACAGAATCAATGTTTTCATAGgctaattaaattacaaaaagTTTTCAACTTTATGAGAATTATCCTATTAGTAAATTTTATTGAAGGTGACGGTAGAAGATGAATTACGTTGGTAGAAAATTTATCTATTCCAATCCTCAGAAAATGGTAGGATTAACAATTTATTACGTATCCCCTCTAATCCCACAAAATGAAAAACACTTCGCCTCTACCTTTATTTCTTACTTCAACATATATGAGTTATCCGATCGAATTCACTCCTAAGCACCAAACGAGCCCAATATGTTTTAGCCATTTGAAAGTAGACACATTATTTCAAACCAAGAACATAGAAGAATCAAATACTAGAAGACAACATGTAATGACTATAAGCAATAAAGTGAACTGGGAAACATTACCATGCTCATAAACAAAGCCATCAAAGCTGGAGCATCCAGGTCCACCATTGAGCCACAGAACCACCGGATCCTCCGCCGGCTTCCCTTCTGATTCGACGAAATAGTAGAACAGGTTCCTCCCATGACTCTGGTCAACCGTCACATACCTTCAaaacaaacccacaaaaaaaTGAACAACCATAACACGAACAATCCCAGAAATCCACACGCACTTAAACTGACAAAAATCTTACTTACCCAGCATAATGTTTTGAAGGAAGAGTGCCACTGAATCCAGGAATCTGGGATACGAGTGCAGATTGAGGAGCTGATTGGGTTGGCAAAATGCTCAAGAAAGTGTAAATTAGTggcacaaaaaataaatataatattcTCCCAGCCATTACCTCTTCTGATAAAATTTAGAAAAACAAGAAGGGTGTCGTATATCAAATCAAAACACTGTGACAAGAGAATTTATATGATCTTTTCTGGGATTAATTAATAGTTAAGTGGGATGATTAGTGATTGAATTGATTAGTCTGCCATACAAGTTGCTGACTTTTGCAGCTGTTGCTTACAAgccaagaaaaagaaacagaaaagtgGAATAAAAGGATGATTAAAGTGAGAGTTGCTAAAAGCATCAAATGCTGACGCCGCTAAAACTCTGCTGTTGTGCTGCAGCGGCAAGAGTGTGGTCTTCTAGACCAATGGGTGTCTGACACGTGTTGAGAATTGACCAATCAGGTGTCGTGGCAACTGAAAGTGGAAAGGTGCCCCATAATTGGGGACAGTTTTGGTGTTTCTGGCCATCATTAGCGCTTAACGTGTGAGGGTGGGAGTAAGAGTGACAGGGAAGAAATGTGTGATGCCAATGGATTGACCAAGACTCTTTTTTGaggttaaattaattaattaacagtTGACACTTAGTACCTCAGTTTAATGAtattagtttttatttgttagtgagagattttaaattcGATTATCATCAAatgcgaatttaaaccacattattattaggTCATTATGAGGcttagggctagtttggtattactgtgctttgaaaaaaaaaatgtttctgctgtgctgtgagaataagcagttatGAAATAAaacagcagagtgtttggtaaacttttttgtaaaagtgattttgaaaaaaaaaacagtattatagtgtttggtaaacttttatgtaaaacagatgtgaaaaaaaattagtttttcacAGCTTGGTTTTGCAACTTCttgtttttagcttttttttcacccaaaactgtgaaaaaaaactgaagctgaatgtttaccaaacacaaaaacagctcctagcttttttttataccagctTTTTTtagaatcacctcagtaccaaaccagaccTTAGTCCACTCTTCTTAATgtgataatatcatttgttaataaaatattaactatTATATTAGAAGATAATATATTTTAGCTTCACGTTTGGTCACTTCCAAATTAACTACACATGTTCTAAGAGAATACAAACtgataagagtaaattgtaacaatggttccttaactttaacttaattggagcaatggtccatcaactaaaaatccattaccattggtccctcaacttatcaaaacgtgcagctatggtccctcaactaaaaattcattaccattaatcccttaactttaattcaattggagaaatgatccctcaactttaaactaattggagtaatggtcactcaactttaacccaattgtagtaatgatcattccaacataactcattttgacaaaattctgacaaagttggagaaaatgaccatagttatatgttttgatgagttgagggacccaaTTATAGCAATAATCCTTCTAACAtattttattttgacaaaattaatttactcGATTGATAAAGTAGAGTTCTATGAGTAGTAAATAACGGATTTTCTAAGAAATTGATAAAGTAGAGTTCTATGAGTAGAAAACAACGGATTTTCTAAGTTGCTTATGTACATTTTTctagtagtattttttttttttttagtaatgctagaaaaactaaattttgaaaattaaaagacgtggaagttgatgattggtttattacctAAGTTTTGATAAACATGCtcatttctattggtgacacatcatttagtttataaattttatctacaaatttagtctttttttttatatatttttttataacattGTCTTTGTGACCAAACAAGAAATTAAGTGACTTGTAAGATGGTAAATACCAAACTAATGGTGGATGTGATTGTTATCTGTTTGCGAAACTAATGTTTTTAGGTAAGGTCACATTAAGCACGTTTTGAGCCCATGAGTTAGTAGAGCAATCCTCATCCACTAGATTGCTGACGAGAAATAATTTCAACACATCATGTTTCACCTTTTTACACAACTCCTCTTAATTTTAACCATTGATTCTCCTTCAACTATTACaatattaggaaaactaaagaaaagttcaaaaaaaactttagttttaatgaaaaatgacaaataaatgtgtaaTAAATAGTActatgaaaatataaaaatgtaattttttgttaaaaataaacagtatcaGAAGTGTTTAGTTAAAATTTCCTACAATATTCCCACCTATCTTCATAAGAGAATAATGATTATGTGTGGGGTTTACTcttctaagtattttgagtgggatgatatgATGATGGTTTTCAATctcctttccctttcttttaattcaatcaaacaacaaaaaaacaaaacaagagtGAGGGACCCAATAATCATGACATATTTCAAGTACCATTTCACTATCAGAGAACCGTGATGCTTGTCTTTGCACCTGATTTTTCACACCTTTAGTCTAATTTTAGGCACCCAAATAAAAGATTTGAAGATACTTTATTGGCAGAAATTGGGGAGGATCCATATGTTAAGCCAATTATCTCAATAGCCACTTTTTCAATCAAGATAATTAGAAAAACTGTTGAAATTGATTGATTTATGATATTAGACCATCCAAGACATAAAGATGTTATCGGAACTCCAAAGAAATGATTTTACACTCTTTGTAAATGTTTTTTCGTTCTTTCTAAATATACAAAATTTAGAGTGGCCACAATTGAaaataagatgagagaaaatcggttaaggtGATTTACACATGTGAACCGAAGGCTTCCAAATACTCGAGTTAGAAAATGCGATTGTGAAACAATCTCAGAGTAAAATGGGTAGGGGAAAACCTAGAAAGACTTGGAAATGAACTCCAAGAAAAGACATGAAATACTTGAAGCTAACGAAAAACTTGACACAAAACTGAGCCCAGTAGCGTTCTAAAGTTCATACAGCAACCCTATTTAGTGGAATAAGTCTTTGTTTGTTTATATGAAAAAATTAGAGTGCAAATTAGTTTTTTGGAGTCCAATAATTGCACCCCCAAGGAAATTAGCTATAAGATGTTATCCTAATTATCTCAAGaggaaattgtagtaatggtccatCAATTAAAAATCCATAACCATTAGCCCCTTAAGCATCTATAgtcctttttatcaattgtcAAAAGGAGTCATGTTGGAAGGACCgttgctttaattg
Encoded proteins:
- the LOC126584371 gene encoding CDT1-like protein a, chloroplastic, whose product is MTNLAKLEYAALDITGKNYLTLVLDTKIHLEAGNLGDTIREESSSSSQNWDFKSVAEYNSALFRITSQMKLCGDTITDEMLLEKTYSTFHANNVLLQQQRFTISHLAQLKFILPEVIEITKVLVKDGRTIDIKPDIHVTMNVDAVENDDKLKYEGGGHMHLSRAFCHRLGEISKLHHDVYIFPFSVIHN
- the LOC126586464 gene encoding uncharacterized protein LOC126586464 isoform X1, which translates into the protein MDDYDYLEGNLITFTFFLQRCFNFQKKDSASLLEKQLSLHTIGLLALIVEGEDKMSEIYGQLLPLISMSLESGHEPAVKLLQCLAVVSFFGATNSEETETAMQVVWNFISAPESAKELLPEVLVAGIYSWMFLLTSMEGWRLSYNYWNGAISYFCNLLEHGDKSVCVAATEALALIFETGSLDKFWRSEEKDPSSIKYSDLQQLLTENVLTKLKSVYPNMRGDVNAAKKVRQIIIYFQNFCCPGASVAVNGIDLKLSSWYQMIQWQFLKGFIADGFELHMKENEKLWRVFNFDPYEVAEVGEELYASTTDKSRTRFFLPKERDPYLLTKEATKKERVWRNSHLDKARTQLMNKQRRLSQELNSWI
- the LOC126586464 gene encoding uncharacterized protein LOC126586464 isoform X2, whose translation is MSEIYGQLLPLISMSLESGHEPAVKLLQCLAVVSFFGATNSEETETAMQVVWNFISAPESAKELLPEVLVAGIYSWMFLLTSMEGWRLSYNYWNGAISYFCNLLEHGDKSVCVAATEALALIFETGSLDKFWRSEEKDPSSIKYSDLQQLLTENVLTKLKSVYPNMRGDVNAAKKVRQIIIYFQNFCCPGASVAVNGIDLKLSSWYQMIQWQFLKGFIADGFELHMKENEKLWRVFNFDPYEVAEVGEELYASTTDKSRTRFFLPKERDPYLLTKEATKKERVWRNSHLDKARTQLMNKQRRLSQELNSWI
- the LOC126586462 gene encoding serine carboxypeptidase-like 20 isoform X1 — its product is MAGRILYLFFVPLIYTFLSILPTQSAPQSALVSQIPGFSGTLPSKHYAGYVTVDQSHGRNLFYYFVESEGKPAEDPVVLWLNGGPGCSSFDGFVYEHGPFNFGKAKTKGSLPQLHLNPYSWSKVSNIIYLDSPAGVGFSYSKNETDYETGDLKTASDSHAFLLKWFELYPEFLSNPFFIAGESYAGVYVPTLSSEVVKGIDAGVTPVLNFKGYLVGNGVTDDKFDGNALVPFAHGMGLISDDLYEEVNTACGGNYIYPVNDNCESKLKKVDKNIEDLNIYDILEPCYHSTDSSKNRKVTKSGLPSSFRRLGETERPLAVRKRMFGRAWPLRAPVRDGIVPTWPELMDSESVPCINDEVATEWLNNETVRKAIHAETDFSWELCTSRIEFYHDSGSMIKYHKNLTAKGYRALIYSGDHDMCVPFTGSEAWTRSLGYKIVDEWRPWTSNGQVAGYTQGYENNLTFLTVKGSGHTVPEYKPREAFDLFSRFLAGKPQ
- the LOC126586462 gene encoding serine carboxypeptidase 1-like isoform X2 → MAGRILYLFFVPLIYTFLSILPTQSAPQSALVSQIPGFSGTLPSKHYAGYVTVDQSHGRNLFYYFVESEGKPAEDPVVLWLNGGPGCSSFDGFVYEHGPFNFGKAKTKGSLPQLHLNPYSWSKVSNIIYLDSPAGVGFSYSKNETDYETGDLKTASDSHAFLLKWFELYPEFLSNPFFIAGESYAGVYVPTLSSEVVKGIDAGVTPVLNFKGYLVGNGVTDDKFDGNALVPFAHGMGLISDDLYEEVNTACGGNYIYPVNDNCESKLKKVDKNIEDLNIYDILEPCYHSTDSSKNRKVTKSGLPSSFRRLGETERPLAVRKRMFGRAWPLRAPVRDGIVPTWPELMDSESVPCINDEVATEWLNNETVRKAIHAETDFSWELCTSRIEFYHDSGSMIKYHKNLTAKGYRALIYSGDHDMCVPFTGSEAWTRSLGYKIVDEWRPWTSNGQVAG